Within Phycisphaerales bacterium, the genomic segment TGCTGCATGGCCCGGCGACCGGCCGATACGTGCACGATCCCCGCGAAGAACGTCGGGTGCTGTGGATCAACAGGCGATTCGGACACATGACCGTGAGCGGGTTCGAGCGATCCGGATCGTTGCTCTACCAAGATCCGGATTCGGTTAAGCAGTATCGTGGCGACGTTTGGTGGCGAACCGATGATGTGTTTCCGATCGGTTGGTCGTTTGCGATCGCCAGCGGATGGCCGCGATTGAGCATGACGGGGCGGGTTCTGCTCATCGATGACCTGAAGTCGGTGGACGAGGTTCAGTGGGTAATCCAACTGGAAGACAAGATGCCGTTGCCCGATGCCGGCCAGTTCCTGCCACTCCGGCCATACTGGCCCGGCCTCGCTTCGAACACGGTGTTCTTCGCCATGCTGACGTGGATGATCACAGCCGTGAGGATCGCCCTTCGGAATCGGTGGCGCACCGAACGATCTCAATGCCCCGCATGCGGCTACCCGCGCGGCACCTCGCGCGTCTGCACCGAATGCGGCGGGCCACTTCCAGGCGTCGCGGCCAAGTGATTCGAGCATTTGCACGATCACTCTCACCGCATCTTCTCCTCGCGTGGTTTCATCGGAATGGGTGACTTTCCGGTGCGTTCGAGTACAGCCGGATTTCCGGTGAAGCGCTGATACCTGTCGCAGATCAAATCTGCGTAGGCCGGATCGATTTCCATCAGGAACGCGCGCCGCTGCGTCTGCTCGGCGGCGATCAGAGTCGAGCCCGATCCGCCGAAGAGGTCGAGAACATTCTCACCGGCCTTTGACGAGTACTGCATCGCGCGCACGGCGAGTTCAGCAGGCTTGGCCGTCAAATGCTCCATTTGGTTCGGCGGGATCTTCTTGATGTGCCACAGGTCGGGCACGTTGTTGGGGCCGAAGTAGCGGTGTGCCGCCCCCAATTTCCAACCGTAGAAACACACCTCGAACGCGCCCATGTAGTCTTTTCGCGTCAGAACCGGGTGCTGCTTGTCCCAGATGATCGCCTGGCTGAAGTACAACCCGGCGCGTTTGAGCGGCCCCGGATAGTTGCCGAGGTTCGCATAACCGCCCCAGCAATAGAAACCTCCGCCGGGGATGAGCACGCGCGCCATGTTGCCGAACCACGCATCGAGCATCTCCTCAAAGGCTTCGTCAGAGACGAAGTCATTCTCAAGCGGCCGATCCTTGGCCCGCATCTTGCGCGTAGTTCGGCGCTTCTCGCCCTGCCGCGCAACATCGAAACTCTGATGATGGGTGCGCTTCTTCTTCGAGGCCGTGAATGACGAGTTGCCGGCCGCGATCGCGTTGTTCGATCGCGGCTCCACCTTCACGTTGTACGGCGGGTCTGTGTTCACGAGATGAATCGGCTGGCCACCGAGCAGTCGATCGACATCCGCCGCGCTCGCGCTGTCGCCGCAGAGCAACCGGTGATCGCCGAGCACCCACAGATCCCCGGGCTTCGTCATCGGATCGTCGGGCGGCTCGGGGATCGCATCGGGATCGGTCAGCCCGTCGCGCACGCCAGGGTCGAGCAACTTCGCCAGGTCGTCCGCGCTGAAGCCCAGCGCCGCCCAATCGAAACCGGCGCTCTGGAGTTCGGCCATCTCGATCGGCAG encodes:
- a CDS encoding ParB N-terminal domain-containing protein; this encodes MNAFKVELRPLAEIKPYEKNPRLNDDAVDAVANSITTFGWRQPIVVDGDGVIICGHTRWKAAQKLGLEKVPVHVATDLSPEQVRAYRIADNKSGELAEWNMELLPIEMAELQSAGFDWAALGFSADDLAKLLDPGVRDGLTDPDAIPEPPDDPMTKPGDLWVLGDHRLLCGDSASAADVDRLLGGQPIHLVNTDPPYNVKVEPRSNNAIAAGNSSFTASKKKRTHHQSFDVARQGEKRRTTRKMRAKDRPLENDFVSDEAFEEMLDAWFGNMARVLIPGGGFYCWGGYANLGNYPGPLKRAGLYFSQAIIWDKQHPVLTRKDYMGAFEVCFYGWKLGAAHRYFGPNNVPDLWHIKKIPPNQMEHLTAKPAELAVRAMQYSSKAGENVLDLFGGSGSTLIAAEQTQRRAFLMEIDPAYADLICDRYQRFTGNPAVLERTGKSPIPMKPREEKMR